The Thermoflavifilum sp. genome contains a region encoding:
- a CDS encoding DUF1572 family protein, with product MNIGDAFLDSIRARFQMYRELAEKTFEQLDDDDFYYRPDPASNNIAILIQHMAGNLRSRFTNFLNSDGEKPWRNRDQEFEDQHLDRSQLMHLWQEGWSCLFDALDNLREQDLIKHVTIRDEPLTVIDALHRQLAHHAYHVGQIVYLGKVLKKNRWKTLSIPRKNSPSP from the coding sequence ATGAATATCGGAGATGCTTTTCTGGACAGCATCAGGGCCAGATTCCAGATGTATCGCGAATTAGCTGAGAAAACATTCGAACAACTGGATGACGATGATTTTTATTATCGACCCGATCCCGCGTCTAATAATATCGCCATTCTCATCCAGCACATGGCCGGTAATCTCCGATCCCGTTTTACCAATTTTCTGAATAGTGATGGAGAAAAGCCCTGGCGTAACCGTGATCAGGAATTTGAGGATCAACACCTGGACCGAAGCCAGCTGATGCACTTGTGGCAGGAAGGATGGAGTTGCCTGTTCGATGCGCTGGATAACCTGCGCGAGCAGGATTTAATCAAGCATGTCACCATACGCGATGAACCGCTTACCGTCATCGATGCACTTCACCGCCAGCTGGCACACCATGCTTATCATGTCGGACAAATTGTGTATCTCGGAAAAGTACTGAAGAAGAATCGCTGGAAAACACTTTCCATTCCTCGAAAAAATTCACCTTCTCCATGA